Proteins co-encoded in one Catenulispora sp. EB89 genomic window:
- a CDS encoding class I SAM-dependent methyltransferase: MTDLDNQTSYWDAVAATKRFTHPLHAAWTDALARDIAVLDYGCGYGRTMADLAAQGFTDLTGVDSSAGMIDQAREQQPAMRFAVLDAPPTVPFPDGSFDLAVLFAVLTCIPGDAAQRRLIGELERVLKPGGLLYVSDLVLGDDTRSVERYERFAPTHGTYGIFETSDGAVCRHHHPDHFAELLTGLAIEDSRRISVATMNGNEAAGIQVLARKAAARRQR; this comes from the coding sequence ATGACCGACCTCGACAACCAGACCTCCTACTGGGACGCCGTCGCCGCGACCAAGCGCTTCACGCATCCGCTGCACGCCGCCTGGACTGATGCGCTCGCCCGGGACATCGCGGTCCTGGACTACGGCTGCGGATACGGCCGGACCATGGCGGACCTGGCCGCGCAGGGGTTCACCGACCTCACCGGCGTCGACAGCTCGGCGGGGATGATCGACCAGGCCCGCGAGCAGCAGCCGGCGATGCGCTTCGCGGTCCTGGACGCCCCGCCGACCGTGCCGTTCCCAGACGGGAGCTTCGACCTGGCCGTCCTGTTCGCGGTCCTCACCTGCATCCCCGGCGACGCCGCGCAGCGTCGGCTGATCGGCGAGCTGGAGCGGGTCCTCAAGCCCGGCGGGCTGCTCTACGTCAGCGACCTGGTGCTGGGCGACGACACGCGCAGCGTCGAGCGCTACGAGCGCTTCGCCCCGACGCACGGTACCTACGGGATCTTCGAGACCAGCGACGGCGCGGTGTGCCGGCACCACCACCCCGACCACTTCGCCGAACTGCTGACCGGCCTGGCCATCGAGGATTCCCGGCGGATCAGCGTCGCCACGATGAACGGGAACGAGGCGGCCGGGATCCAGGTGCTCGCGCGCAAGGCCGCCGCTCGGCGACAGCGCTGA
- a CDS encoding TIGR03086 family metal-binding protein, whose protein sequence is MSTVHEQLTEAADQAARIVAGTDPSRFGDKTPCTQWDVKELLNHLILWTSYSFERRARSEQVGPELTERDFAAEADYAAAYRAQLDRALAAWAPAEVWDSEIDTGGGKTPAPQVAEMILMEMVLHGWDLATATGQPYQVSDQVAATVAKAVAASAEMYRQYDGFAAEVEVGPDATALETALAVSGRQP, encoded by the coding sequence ATGAGCACCGTTCACGAGCAGTTGACCGAAGCGGCCGACCAGGCCGCGCGCATCGTTGCCGGCACCGACCCGAGCCGGTTCGGCGACAAGACGCCGTGCACGCAGTGGGACGTCAAGGAGTTGCTGAACCATCTGATCCTGTGGACCTCGTACTCCTTCGAGCGCCGCGCCCGCAGCGAGCAGGTCGGCCCGGAACTGACCGAACGCGACTTCGCCGCCGAAGCCGACTACGCCGCCGCCTACCGCGCGCAGCTGGACCGCGCCCTGGCCGCCTGGGCCCCGGCCGAGGTGTGGGACAGCGAGATCGACACCGGCGGCGGCAAGACCCCGGCCCCGCAGGTCGCGGAGATGATCCTGATGGAGATGGTCCTGCACGGCTGGGACCTCGCCACCGCGACCGGGCAGCCGTACCAGGTCTCGGACCAGGTCGCGGCGACGGTCGCCAAGGCCGTCGCCGCCTCGGCGGAGATGTACCGCCAGTACGACGGCTTCGCGGCCGAGGTGGAGGTAGGCCCGGACGCGACGGCGCTGGAGACGGCGCTGGCGGTGTCGGGGCGGCAGCCGTAG
- a CDS encoding exo-beta-N-acetylmuramidase NamZ domain-containing protein, protein MLTHPAAITSDGRHAAHALLEADTDLRALFGPEHGVLGTAQAGETEAAATDSSTGLPVYDTYNHSVEHLSGMLAESRIDVLAVDLQNVGARFFTYESSLYDALAAAALVGVRVCVLDRPNPLGGRAVAGPVLEEAYASFVGRAPIPVRHGMTMAELGRLFAARLGVEAPDVVPLAGWNAAELFPATALPWVPPSPNLPTPISALIYPGTCFLEGTNVSVGRGTTTPFELVGAPWLDRGFAERLRAAAPAGLAGITVREAYATPAFDRYAGQQICGAQLHVTDPDAVDPLAVGVTVLCALRDGWLGRLRFRDEHFDLLAGSDGLRTALNRGSSAEEILESWRAPALRFAEVEREPYLLYPRDGEY, encoded by the coding sequence TTGCTGACCCACCCGGCGGCGATCACCTCCGACGGCCGCCACGCCGCGCACGCGCTGCTGGAAGCCGACACCGACCTGCGCGCCCTGTTCGGCCCCGAACACGGCGTGCTCGGCACGGCGCAGGCCGGCGAAACCGAAGCCGCCGCAACGGATTCCAGCACCGGACTGCCGGTGTACGACACGTACAACCACAGCGTCGAGCACCTGTCCGGGATGCTGGCCGAGTCGCGCATCGACGTGCTGGCGGTCGACCTGCAGAACGTCGGCGCCCGGTTCTTCACCTACGAATCAAGCCTCTACGACGCCCTGGCCGCCGCGGCGCTGGTCGGCGTGCGGGTCTGCGTGCTGGACCGGCCGAACCCGTTGGGCGGCCGCGCGGTCGCCGGGCCGGTGCTGGAGGAGGCGTACGCCTCGTTCGTCGGCCGCGCCCCGATCCCGGTGCGGCACGGCATGACGATGGCCGAACTCGGCCGGCTGTTCGCCGCCCGGCTCGGCGTCGAGGCCCCGGACGTGGTGCCGCTGGCCGGGTGGAACGCCGCCGAGCTGTTCCCGGCGACCGCGCTGCCGTGGGTGCCGCCGTCGCCGAACCTGCCGACCCCGATCAGTGCCCTGATCTACCCCGGCACGTGCTTCCTGGAAGGCACGAACGTCTCGGTCGGCCGCGGCACCACCACGCCGTTCGAGCTCGTCGGCGCGCCGTGGCTGGACCGCGGTTTCGCCGAACGGCTGCGGGCCGCCGCGCCGGCCGGGCTTGCCGGAATCACGGTCCGGGAGGCGTATGCGACCCCTGCGTTCGACCGGTACGCCGGGCAGCAGATCTGCGGCGCCCAGCTGCACGTCACCGACCCCGACGCCGTCGATCCGCTGGCGGTCGGCGTGACCGTGCTGTGCGCATTGCGCGACGGCTGGCTGGGCCGGCTGAGGTTCCGGGACGAGCACTTCGACCTGCTGGCCGGATCCGACGGCCTGCGCACGGCCCTGAATAGGGGCAGCTCCGCCGAGGAGATCCTGGAGTCGTGGCGCGCGCCGGCACTCCGGTTCGCCGAGGTGGAGCGGGAACCGTACCTGTTGTATCCGCGCGATGGAGAGTACTGA
- a CDS encoding DUF2004 domain-containing protein translates to MSMQVDITFDGARVDAAALGRLARHGVNLEALDHTARAGMRAEFAEADSTVRFYAEHHRDELGAVFGEDGSIDLEPFLAALSLVGIEFCLDAEPEDSGVILDYSIGAEVTNYLIAVSLDDDGEVEDISMES, encoded by the coding sequence ATGAGCATGCAGGTCGACATCACCTTCGACGGCGCGCGCGTGGACGCCGCCGCTCTCGGCCGGCTGGCTCGCCACGGGGTGAACCTGGAAGCGCTGGACCACACGGCGCGGGCCGGGATGCGCGCCGAATTCGCCGAGGCGGATTCCACGGTCCGGTTCTACGCCGAGCACCATCGCGACGAGTTGGGGGCCGTGTTCGGCGAGGACGGCTCGATCGACCTCGAACCCTTCCTCGCCGCACTGAGCCTGGTCGGCATCGAGTTCTGCCTCGATGCCGAACCCGAGGACTCCGGGGTCATCCTCGACTACTCGATCGGCGCCGAGGTCACCAACTACCTCATCGCCGTGTCGCTGGACGACGACGGCGAGGTGGAGGACATCTCGATGGAGAGTTGA
- the acs gene encoding acetate--CoA ligase, with the protein MTDNAVNQETLSNLLRENRRFAPAQDVADHANVTAEAYAEADADREAFWAAQAGRLHWERPWTQILDWSDRPFAKWFVGGRLNVAHNCVDRHVEAGNGDRVAIHFEGEPGDSRSLTYAELKDEVCKAANALTELGVADGDRVAIYMPMVPETAVAMLACARIGAVHSVCFAAFSPEALRGRIEDAGAKLLITADGYHRRGSIVNLKANADEAALASPTIEKVLVVRRTGHEVAWDPARDVWWHEAVDRQSAEHTAQGFDSEHPLFILYTSGTTGKPKGILHTTGGYLTQASYTHHAVFDLKPETDVYWCTADVGWVTGHSYIVYGPLSNGATEVMYEGTPDTPHQGRFWEIVQKYKVTLLYTAPTAIRTFMKWGSAIPAKFDLSSLRLLGSVGEPINPEAWIWYRENIGGGRTPVVDTWWQTETGAIMISPLPGVTEAKPGSAMRPLPGISANVVDKTGTPVPNGGGGYLVLDKPWPSMLRGIWGDPQRFIETYWARFAEQGYYFAGDGAKKDEDGDLWLLGRVDDIMLVSGHNISTTEVESALVSYPAVAEAAVVGAKDETTGQRIVAFVILRGGNEEYAELAETLREHVSKAIGPIAKPRQIIVVPELPKTRSGKIMRRLLRDVAEDRAIGDTTTLADSTVMDLISTKLPHAEED; encoded by the coding sequence ATGACTGACAACGCTGTCAACCAAGAGACACTGTCCAACCTGCTCAGGGAGAACCGCCGCTTCGCCCCCGCGCAGGACGTGGCCGACCACGCGAACGTCACCGCCGAGGCCTACGCCGAGGCCGACGCCGACCGCGAGGCCTTCTGGGCCGCCCAGGCCGGGCGGCTGCACTGGGAGCGGCCCTGGACGCAGATCCTCGACTGGTCCGACCGGCCGTTCGCCAAGTGGTTCGTCGGCGGGCGGCTGAACGTCGCCCACAACTGCGTGGACCGGCACGTCGAGGCCGGCAACGGCGACCGCGTCGCGATCCACTTCGAGGGCGAGCCCGGCGACTCCCGCTCGCTGACCTACGCCGAGCTCAAGGACGAGGTCTGCAAGGCCGCCAACGCGCTGACCGAGCTCGGCGTCGCCGACGGCGACCGGGTCGCGATCTACATGCCGATGGTCCCGGAGACCGCGGTCGCGATGCTCGCCTGCGCGCGCATCGGCGCGGTGCACTCGGTGTGCTTCGCGGCGTTCTCCCCGGAGGCCCTGCGCGGCCGGATCGAGGACGCCGGCGCGAAGCTGCTGATCACGGCCGACGGCTACCACCGGCGCGGCTCGATCGTGAACCTGAAGGCGAACGCCGACGAGGCCGCGCTCGCGTCCCCGACCATCGAGAAGGTGCTGGTCGTCCGGCGGACCGGGCACGAGGTGGCGTGGGACCCGGCGCGCGACGTGTGGTGGCACGAGGCGGTGGACCGGCAGAGTGCTGAGCACACGGCGCAGGGCTTCGACTCCGAGCACCCGCTGTTCATCCTCTACACGTCGGGCACCACGGGTAAGCCCAAGGGCATCCTGCACACCACCGGCGGCTACCTGACGCAGGCTTCGTACACCCACCACGCGGTGTTCGACCTGAAGCCGGAGACGGACGTGTACTGGTGCACCGCCGACGTCGGCTGGGTCACCGGACACTCCTACATCGTCTATGGGCCGCTCTCCAACGGCGCTACAGAGGTGATGTACGAGGGCACCCCCGACACCCCGCACCAGGGCCGCTTCTGGGAGATCGTCCAGAAGTACAAGGTCACGCTTCTCTACACCGCGCCGACGGCCATCAGGACCTTCATGAAGTGGGGTTCGGCGATCCCGGCGAAGTTCGACCTCAGCTCCCTGCGGCTGTTGGGTTCGGTCGGCGAGCCGATCAACCCCGAGGCGTGGATCTGGTACCGCGAGAACATCGGCGGGGGCCGGACGCCGGTGGTGGACACCTGGTGGCAGACCGAGACCGGGGCGATCATGATCTCCCCGCTGCCGGGCGTCACCGAGGCCAAGCCGGGCTCGGCCATGCGGCCGCTGCCGGGCATCTCGGCGAACGTCGTCGACAAGACCGGGACGCCGGTGCCGAACGGCGGCGGCGGGTACCTGGTGCTGGACAAGCCGTGGCCGTCGATGCTGCGCGGCATCTGGGGCGACCCGCAGCGCTTCATCGAGACGTACTGGGCGCGGTTCGCCGAGCAGGGGTACTACTTCGCCGGCGACGGTGCCAAGAAGGACGAGGACGGCGACCTGTGGCTGCTGGGCCGCGTCGACGACATCATGCTTGTCTCCGGCCACAACATCTCCACCACCGAGGTCGAGTCGGCGCTCGTCTCCTACCCGGCCGTGGCCGAGGCGGCCGTGGTCGGCGCCAAGGACGAGACGACGGGGCAGCGCATCGTCGCCTTCGTCATCCTGCGCGGCGGCAACGAGGAGTACGCGGAGCTGGCCGAGACGTTGCGCGAGCACGTCAGCAAGGCCATCGGCCCGATCGCCAAGCCGCGGCAGATCATCGTGGTGCCGGAGCTGCCGAAGACCCGGTCCGGCAAGATCATGCGGCGGCTGCTGCGGGACGTCGCGGAGGACCGGGCGATCGGGGACACCACGACGCTCGCCGACTCCACGGTCATGGACCTGATCTCGACGAAGCTGCCGCACGCCGAGGAGGACTGA
- a CDS encoding DUF6597 domain-containing transcriptional factor produces the protein MSESQVKPVADDSRGIVRPAAAGTVFRLDRFPPTGGAARFVDRYWLSTWRLPPGIRHEQQVLLHPVVNVVFEAHGALVSGVDTGRFAVTLEGEGRALGIMFRPAGFAPFFDGPLATLTDQDVPLAGVPALADLEALLVPLVADLDVPADAIAAAADAALADHVPAERQDCETTTEWAELAVHDRALTRAEDLASAAGVGIRTLQRAFTEHIGIGPKWFLRRYRLYEVGERIAHNEHVDWAALATDLGYADQAHLTRDFTAAFGLPPAQYAATARETRKKTPDPGADLG, from the coding sequence ATGTCCGAATCCCAGGTCAAGCCGGTGGCCGACGACAGCCGCGGCATCGTGCGGCCGGCCGCCGCCGGCACCGTGTTCCGCCTGGACCGCTTCCCGCCGACCGGCGGCGCGGCGCGCTTCGTCGACCGGTACTGGCTCTCCACGTGGCGCCTGCCGCCGGGGATCCGGCACGAGCAGCAGGTGCTGCTCCATCCGGTGGTCAACGTGGTGTTCGAGGCGCACGGTGCGCTGGTGTCCGGGGTGGACACCGGGCGGTTCGCGGTCACCCTGGAGGGTGAGGGACGCGCGCTGGGGATCATGTTCCGCCCGGCCGGCTTCGCGCCGTTCTTCGACGGCCCGCTGGCCACGCTCACCGACCAGGACGTCCCGCTGGCCGGCGTGCCGGCCCTGGCCGACCTGGAGGCCCTGCTGGTGCCGCTGGTCGCCGACCTGGACGTGCCGGCCGACGCCATCGCCGCCGCCGCGGACGCCGCGCTGGCCGATCACGTCCCCGCCGAGCGCCAGGACTGCGAGACCACGACCGAGTGGGCCGAGCTGGCGGTGCACGACCGGGCCCTGACCCGCGCCGAGGACCTGGCGTCCGCCGCCGGCGTCGGCATCCGCACGCTCCAGCGCGCCTTCACCGAGCACATCGGCATCGGCCCGAAGTGGTTCCTGCGCCGCTACCGCCTCTACGAGGTCGGCGAGCGCATCGCCCACAACGAGCACGTCGACTGGGCCGCGCTGGCCACCGACCTCGGGTACGCCGACCAGGCGCACCTGACCCGCGACTTCACCGCCGCCTTCGGACTGCCGCCGGCGCAGTACGCGGCGACGGCGCGCGAGACACGCAAGAAGACACCGGATCCAGGAGCTGACCTTGGCTGA
- a CDS encoding GNAT family N-acetyltransferase, which produces MTKRVAMREAVPEDLPTLRALAQTSLVHDSDAEAIVELLWSSAADGCRIVLERTDAADDAEGTDATDGTRIIGFALGSLRPAQDALPATGHVELIVVAPEHREHGHGRALLADLERRLIAAGATRLRIRGNPPHFAWPGIDIRYTPAVCMAAAAGYERLLDCNSMLVDLAAADLATDKDEQRLTEAGIEVRRGRPEDERALHAWCDEEFGGTWGREAAMALRKSPPTLHVAVRDGAFLGFAGHGMQRADMFGPMGTAEAARGHGIGAVLLRRCLTDQRNAGITVAEIGWVGPARFYSKTVGARLGRVFWAFEKSVNAENSVVAAKSVAP; this is translated from the coding sequence ATGACGAAGAGGGTCGCGATGCGCGAAGCAGTCCCGGAAGACCTGCCGACTCTGCGAGCCCTGGCCCAGACCAGCCTGGTCCACGATTCCGACGCCGAAGCGATCGTAGAGCTGTTGTGGTCCTCCGCCGCCGATGGTTGCCGGATCGTGCTGGAGCGCACCGACGCCGCTGACGACGCCGAAGGCACGGACGCGACTGACGGCACCCGCATCATCGGCTTCGCCCTCGGCTCGCTGCGCCCGGCGCAGGACGCGCTACCGGCCACCGGGCACGTCGAGCTCATCGTCGTCGCCCCCGAGCACCGCGAGCACGGCCATGGCCGCGCACTGCTCGCCGACCTGGAACGCCGCCTCATCGCCGCCGGCGCGACCCGCCTGCGCATCCGCGGCAACCCGCCGCACTTCGCGTGGCCCGGCATCGACATCCGCTACACGCCGGCCGTCTGCATGGCCGCGGCGGCCGGCTACGAGCGCCTCCTGGACTGCAACAGCATGCTGGTCGACCTGGCCGCCGCGGACCTCGCGACCGACAAGGACGAGCAGCGCCTGACCGAGGCCGGCATCGAGGTGCGGCGCGGCCGGCCCGAGGACGAGCGGGCCCTGCACGCCTGGTGCGACGAGGAGTTCGGCGGCACCTGGGGCCGGGAGGCGGCGATGGCGCTGCGCAAGAGCCCGCCGACGCTGCACGTGGCCGTCCGCGACGGAGCGTTCCTCGGCTTCGCCGGACACGGCATGCAGCGCGCCGACATGTTCGGGCCGATGGGCACCGCCGAGGCGGCCCGCGGCCACGGCATCGGCGCCGTGCTCCTGCGCCGCTGCCTGACCGACCAGCGCAACGCCGGGATCACGGTCGCCGAGATCGGCTGGGTCGGCCCGGCCCGGTTCTACTCCAAGACCGTCGGCGCCCGGCTGGGCCGGGTCTTCTGGGCTTTCGAGAAGTCGGTCAACGCCGAGAACTCAGTAGTTGCCGCAAAATCGGTCGCTCCATGA
- a CDS encoding serine hydrolase domain-containing protein, giving the protein MSTEPGEIVSEAVREGVVPGAVLAYGRGTGGPARVAAFGAGVGPNTVYDLASLTKVTATLPCVLRLAEAGEVGLDDPVAKYLPAFGDGAVKDRVTLRHLLTHSSGLPAVSEVYRMPGTAEERFAAVVAEPLESPVGSVVKYSDLGFIMLGRIVAEVAGRPLDEAFGELVAGPLGMASTGFRPVGETSDFAATEANWFDDPERQDPKAGVVHDENAESFGGVAGQAGLFGTASDLAKYLRAGWLADDSPILGAAIRAEALRCQTEGLDGRRGLGWTLRGDSYDFMSDQWPLSGAGHTGFTGTSLAFDPVSGIWCVLLTNAVLYGRDNRARQLRRSLHGAVAAEFGVAAGVPVPPGDVPEGGSGGSLNAGAGDADGGFRITT; this is encoded by the coding sequence ATGAGCACCGAGCCCGGCGAGATCGTCTCCGAGGCCGTCCGCGAGGGCGTGGTGCCCGGCGCGGTGCTGGCCTACGGCCGCGGGACCGGCGGCCCGGCCCGGGTCGCGGCGTTCGGCGCCGGCGTCGGGCCAAACACGGTCTACGACCTGGCGTCGCTGACGAAGGTGACGGCGACGCTGCCCTGCGTGCTGCGGCTGGCCGAGGCGGGGGAGGTCGGGCTGGACGATCCGGTGGCGAAGTACCTGCCGGCCTTCGGCGACGGCGCCGTCAAGGACCGCGTGACGCTCCGGCACCTGCTGACGCACTCCTCCGGGCTGCCCGCGGTCAGCGAGGTCTACCGGATGCCCGGGACCGCCGAGGAGCGGTTCGCGGCGGTGGTCGCCGAGCCGCTGGAGTCGCCGGTGGGGAGCGTCGTGAAGTACTCCGACCTGGGGTTCATCATGCTGGGGCGGATCGTGGCCGAGGTGGCGGGCCGGCCGCTGGACGAGGCGTTCGGCGAGCTGGTGGCCGGGCCGCTGGGGATGGCCTCGACCGGGTTCCGGCCTGTCGGTGAGACGTCGGATTTCGCCGCCACCGAGGCGAACTGGTTCGACGACCCGGAGCGCCAGGACCCGAAGGCGGGCGTCGTGCACGACGAGAACGCCGAGAGCTTCGGGGGCGTCGCGGGTCAGGCCGGTCTCTTCGGAACCGCCTCTGACCTCGCGAAATACCTGCGCGCCGGCTGGCTCGCCGACGACAGCCCGATCCTTGGCGCGGCCATCCGCGCCGAGGCGCTGCGGTGCCAGACCGAGGGGCTGGACGGTCGGCGCGGGCTTGGCTGGACGTTGCGGGGCGACTCGTACGACTTCATGTCGGACCAGTGGCCGTTGAGCGGGGCCGGGCACACCGGGTTCACCGGGACCAGCCTCGCGTTCGATCCGGTGTCCGGGATCTGGTGCGTGTTGCTGACCAACGCGGTGCTCTACGGCCGGGACAACCGGGCGCGGCAGCTGCGGCGCTCGCTGCACGGCGCGGTCGCCGCCGAGTTCGGGGTCGCGGCGGGCGTGCCCGTCCCGCCTGGTGACGTGCCCGAAGGCGGCTCCGGCGGCAGCCTCAACGCCGGTGCCGGCGACGCCGACGGTGGCTTTAGGATCACAACATGA
- a CDS encoding DinB family protein, protein MAEHDPITRDVLRTFEDVRSRTFARLEGLTDAEYLWQPVPDCMTIRRTDEGVYRADSRLPKGPVSPDSSDRDADDAPAPVTTIAWRMWHIGSDCLRGYLGFFEDVPALGDPFEWPGTADRGILAMEEDWARFIARVEGLGDERLMEPMGPRAGEFADASFLALALHALDEVAHHGGELGLLRDLYLREGA, encoded by the coding sequence TTGGCTGAGCACGACCCCATCACCCGCGACGTCCTGCGGACCTTCGAAGACGTGCGGTCCCGGACGTTCGCGCGCCTGGAGGGCCTGACCGACGCCGAGTACCTGTGGCAGCCGGTCCCCGACTGCATGACCATCCGCCGCACCGACGAGGGCGTCTACCGCGCCGACTCGCGGCTGCCGAAAGGCCCGGTCAGCCCGGACAGCTCGGACCGCGACGCCGACGACGCACCAGCCCCGGTCACGACCATCGCCTGGCGCATGTGGCACATCGGCTCGGACTGCCTGCGCGGCTACCTGGGCTTCTTCGAGGACGTACCCGCCCTCGGCGACCCCTTCGAATGGCCCGGCACGGCCGACCGCGGCATCCTGGCGATGGAAGAGGACTGGGCCCGCTTCATCGCCCGCGTCGAAGGTCTCGGCGACGAGCGCCTGATGGAACCGATGGGCCCGCGCGCCGGAGAGTTCGCAGACGCGAGCTTCCTGGCGCTGGCGCTGCACGCGCTGGACGAGGTCGCACACCACGGCGGCGAGCTCGGGCTGCTGCGGGATCTGTACCTGCGCGAGGGTGCCTGA
- a CDS encoding glycoside hydrolase family 3 N-terminal domain-containing protein gives MSELDVLIARVLQPGFVGPALPDWVRRRLAGGLGSVILFAANIESPAQLRGLTDELRAENPDVFVAVDEEAGDITRLEFATGSSYPGNLALGAVDDAALTEAMARSVGSLVRAAGIDLDYAPVADVNTEPRNPVIGARSFGSDPALVARHVAAAVRGLHAAGVAACAKHFPGHGDTVVDSHFGLPTVHATLAELRRDTLPPFAAAVGAGARAVMVAHLLMPEFDAEHPASVSPAVVGELLRGELGFDGLAVTDGIGMAAVRERYGLAGAAVRALVAGMDLVCVDNNSTDADIAAVTEAIAGAVRDGTLAEARLVEAAERVAAFAAWRREAREAPEDSTAEAVGSPDDGLAAARRAARVLRAEPDALPLKSAPHVVEVELPRSLATPLADLLPGTTHSKLADTAADTVPADRPLVVVVRGIQRSPEDLDRVTRLVKERPDTIVVDLGVAHVDPGGAAWVAGYGVSRVCVQAAAEVLAGR, from the coding sequence ATGTCAGAGCTCGATGTCCTGATCGCCCGCGTCCTGCAGCCGGGCTTCGTCGGCCCGGCGCTGCCGGACTGGGTGCGGCGGCGGCTGGCCGGCGGGCTCGGGTCGGTGATCCTGTTCGCCGCGAACATCGAGTCGCCGGCGCAGCTGCGGGGGCTGACGGACGAGCTGCGCGCGGAGAATCCGGACGTGTTCGTGGCAGTCGATGAGGAAGCCGGGGACATCACGCGGCTGGAGTTCGCGACCGGCTCCTCCTACCCGGGGAACCTGGCGCTCGGCGCGGTGGACGACGCGGCGCTGACCGAGGCCATGGCCCGCTCGGTGGGCTCCCTGGTGCGCGCGGCGGGGATCGACCTGGACTACGCGCCGGTCGCCGACGTGAACACCGAGCCGCGCAACCCGGTGATCGGCGCGCGCTCGTTCGGCTCGGACCCGGCACTGGTGGCGCGGCACGTCGCCGCGGCGGTGCGGGGGCTGCACGCGGCGGGGGTCGCGGCGTGCGCGAAGCACTTCCCGGGGCACGGCGACACCGTCGTGGACTCGCACTTCGGGCTGCCGACGGTGCACGCCACGCTGGCGGAGCTGCGGCGCGACACGCTGCCGCCGTTCGCGGCGGCGGTCGGGGCCGGGGCGCGCGCGGTGATGGTCGCGCACCTGCTGATGCCCGAGTTCGACGCCGAGCACCCGGCCTCGGTGAGCCCGGCGGTGGTCGGCGAGCTGCTGCGCGGCGAACTCGGCTTCGACGGGCTGGCGGTGACCGACGGGATCGGGATGGCCGCGGTGCGGGAGCGGTACGGGCTCGCCGGTGCGGCGGTGCGGGCGCTGGTCGCGGGGATGGACCTGGTCTGCGTGGACAACAATTCGACGGACGCGGACATCGCCGCGGTGACCGAGGCGATCGCGGGGGCGGTGCGCGACGGGACGCTGGCGGAGGCGCGGTTGGTGGAGGCCGCGGAGCGGGTGGCGGCTTTCGCGGCGTGGCGGCGGGAAGCCCGGGAGGCGCCGGAAGACTCGACAGCCGAGGCCGTGGGCTCACCGGACGACGGTCTCGCGGCAGCCCGCCGCGCTGCCCGGGTCCTGCGTGCCGAACCCGATGCGCTGCCGCTGAAGTCGGCGCCGCACGTCGTCGAGGTCGAACTCCCCCGCAGCCTCGCCACCCCGCTCGCCGACCTGCTCCCCGGCACGACGCACTCGAAGCTCGCCGACACTGCCGCCGACACCGTGCCCGCCGACCGCCCCCTGGTCGTTGTCGTCCGCGGCATCCAGCGCTCGCCCGAGGACCTGGACCGCGTGACCCGCCTGGTGAAGGAGCGCCCCGATACGATCGTGGTCGACCTCGGTGTCGCGCACGTCGATCCCGGCGGCGCGGCGTGGGTGGCCGGCTACGGCGTCTCCCGGGTCTGCGTGCAGGCCGCAGCCGAGGTCTTGGCCGGCAGGTAG